TAACCCATACAGTTTTACTTCAGAAAGACTATAAGGTGGGGAGAGTAGCTTGCTTCTTCTGTTAGCTATGAAGACAAATCTGACTTCTGAAAAAATGCCAAGAAGTAGGACTTTCCAATGTGTTTGCATAAATGAAATGCTCTTGAACTCTGATATCAAATAAACAATAAACTGTTttataaaagcatttgttttccagaatgcTTTGTTAGAACAGCTCTGTGCTCCCTTAGTTATATAAAATACTGTCAGTGAAAGCTATCTTCTCTGTGTTTCTTGAAGCTAAAATGAAAGTAAACGTGACTTTCCATTTGTAGCTGTGGTTGTGTAAAGTtattttctcaaaatacattttccatgtTGTTgtgcaaaaaaaatcttgtgcATATTGCTATCAGGCATGCAGTCAGCTAAGCCAGAAATTGTATATATGttataacaaaaataaagcttGGGAGTGAAGGGTGATACATTTTATGAGGACTGTATCACCAAGTGCAGGCAAGGGGAAGCCTCTCTTACTCATTTCCAAAAGAGGAAACTGGATGAAGGAGGATGGGaacattcttctttcagtttgaGTTTCCATAGATAGCTAGTTCTGCTGAAATAGCTTTGCTGTTAGAAAATGGAGATGGTCCTCCATTCCACTATCAGTTGCTGAACAGATTTGGCCTCAGTCAGTAACGCAGAACTGCACAGACTAAGAAGCTAAAGGACTCTTTAAGACTTTTGGACTCTTAAAGCATGGCAGACTGAGCCAGCTACCAGCAGTATAATAATTCTTAGACTGTGCTGGCATCCTCAAACATTTGGATAAGCGACGTAATCTAAGTGCTAACCACTCTTATCCCCATCTTCAGATGGGAAACTGAGTCAGTACACACCATTGCCATATATCTCATTGAATCTGGTTTTGTTTGAGTACAGGTAAACAAAGACAAAGTGAAGCAACTGATGAGGGATATCGGAAAAGAGATTTACCAGCTGAACATGGCTGGGTGCTATTGGCTGCCCAGCTCCACTATTGATCATGTAACACGATGCAAGAACCTGGTAAAACTGAACCTGTCTGGGTGCCACGTCACCTCTCTCCGTCTCTCAAAGATGCTGTCCACGCTCCAGCACCTGCGCTCCCTGGCGATAGACGTAAATCCGGGTTTCGATGCCAGTCAGCTAAGCAGTGAGTGTAAAGCCACGCTTAGCCGTGTCTCGGAATTGAAGCAAACCCTTTACACGCCGTCATATGGTGTCGTTCCGTGCTGCACTAGCCTTGAGAAACTGCTGCTTTATTTTGAGATCCTTGATCGCTCGCGAGAAGGTTTTATGCTCTCTGGGCAGCTAATGGTAGGTGAGAGCAATGTGCCCCACTACCAGAACCTCCGCGTCTTCTATGCCAGGCTGGCTCCTGGCTACGTTAATCAGGAGGTGGTGAGGCTGTACTTGGCAGTGCTAAGCGATCGGACACCTGAGAACCTTCACGCCTTCCTTATTTCTGCCCCCGGTAGCTTTGCAGAGACAGGAGCCACTAAAAACCTCCTGGACTCTATGGCTCGAAATGTACGTCTGGATGCTTTACAATTGCCCAAAGCCTGGATTAATGGCTCTGGGCTCCTGCAACACTTGAAGTTCAACAACCCTTTCTACTTCAGCTTTAGCCGATGCACCTTATCTGGTGGTCACCTGATCCAGAGGGTTATTAATGGTGGGAAGGATCTTAAAAGCTTGACCAGTCTGAATCTCAGTGGCTGCGTTCACTGTCTGGCTCCAGAGTCCTTGTTTCGAAAAGCAGAAGATGACATTGACAGTAGCATTCTGGAAAGCCTGGTTGTGTCTTGCTGCAACCTGAGACACCTCAACCTCTCTGCAGCTCACCATCACAGCTCAGAAAGCATAGGGAATCACTTGTGCCAGCTTCTGTCCAGGCTAAAGCACCTGCTCTCGTTAGCACTACCGGTTTGCTCCATCACAGATGTTGCTGCAAATGTGGAAAAGCCTCCCACGGCATCTAATTTGGTGCCCCAAACATTTGGAAGGAAAGTTCGGATTGGGATACAGACATATCCGAGGAACTTATCAGACCTGGTAAATCAGAAGATAGACTCTTCAGTGTTCTGGGCTCTGTTGAGAAGCCTCCGATTTTTGGAAACCTTGGAAATAATTGGGTCcagtttttcctctgccatgCCCCGCAACGAGCCAGCAATTCGGAACTCGTTGCCTCCTTGTGTCCGGGCACAAAGCGTGGGGGATTCAGAGGTGGCTGCCATTAGCCAATTGACTTATTTGCAGAGCCTCACCTTAGCACAACTGCCAAATATTATTACTGGCTCTGGGCTTATTAACATTGGATTGGAGTGCCAGCATTTGCGGACTCTTTCGTTGGCCAACCTGGGCATGATGGGGAAAGTGGCCTATATGTCTGCTCTCATGGACATGCTGAAACACTGCAAGTGTTTGAGAGATCTCAGGTGAGGGGCTACTGTTGAACATCTCCATTTTGTTTGTGGATCTCCAGAAATGTAATGCGTGGTTTGTTGTGGCTAGTGTTAAATCTGCAAGTGTTTCTGTTCTCGTCAAAAGTTGTTGTAATGGCTTGAAAACTGGGTATTTTCCTTCCTGACTTGTGGAGAACAGGGAGGCACTGCATGCTGTCCTTGAGGGCTCAGGATATGCCCTTTAATCAGTGTTTAAGAGCAAAAAGTCTCTATGCTGCAACTGCCTTCCTTTTAGATAAGGAAGAGTGGATGCTGCATATTTAGGAGCTAGCAGCCTGTCCGGGCTAGGTTAAATACTACATGCCTTTGCTGACTTTTTGGCTTTGTGTGCGTGTACTTCTCTTAAATTTCCAGGAAGGAAGAGATAAGGTAGAGTTCTAGATAATAGAGTTCTCCTCAGGTTTCCAATtagatatttttctgcctttggtTTGTATTAAAATCTTGCCctacttttcagtttctttttcttttcttgatagTATATTGAAAGCACTCTGAATTTAAAGTTTGTCCTGTGATGTTCCTTTCTTGGTAGGATCCTTTAGATCTTTTAGATCTTTTTAGATCCTTTTTAGATCTTTAGATCCTTTAGGATCTGATCCTAAAGGGTGCATAAAGTTGCTTCACAGTAGCCAAAATGTGCTTATGAAAGCAAAGGGCACAAACAGTGACTGTTTCCTTGCACCAGTCCATATGAACATAAATGTTATTACTTGAGAAagatgctttattttcctttttttttcccctagatcaGCTTCTGTTGGTGAAACTGCTAGACCTGTCAGTCCCATTGTCATCCTCTGTTCACAAAATGGGTCTAAAATGCCTAACAGTAGTAACAGCAAGGTCACTCCTGTGATCATAAAGGCAATTAGTGTGGCTTAAATTATTGCTCATCGGCTGAGACTGGTGTTTGTGTGCATGTTCCTGATCCATTGCAATAGTGAAGGAAGCCAGGGTGGCTAAAACACCTCAGGAGGGTTTTAATTTTCTACCACTTCCCATTTATAACTGACAAGGGGTGTGTTGGTCTCTCATCCAAGGCATGACAGCTGTTGGAAATTCGGTTGCTTAATGGCTTGGCTCATGTGAATGTATCTTTAACCTTCAGGAGGCTAAACAGCTGTGGAAGAACTAAGATCTGGGGAAGGAGGTTTGGGTGTGCAGTGTTGTTTCACTCGGTCTAGGCCCTGTAGTTTCTAGAGAGTTTGAAATGGAGGCCAAGAGCAATAAAGATGGGAGGCAGCGTAGAGCCTTGAATAAAGAACGAACAAGGGTGTTGCCTTGTAACAGCCAGGAGTTTCAATGTAAGCTGCCATTGTTCTTTCCCGAGTAAAGTCTAAGGTTTTATATAGGTTTAAGAGGATTTTAATGTTTAGCATTTCCTCCTGATAGTgtagtttccttttcatttgactaatgctctgctgcttctaccctttttttccctccccatttTCCAGGCTGAGAAACTAGTTTAAGGGGATATTCCAAAGCAACATTGTCATCTAGCGAGTGAAAGGCAGTATTGCAAGTATGGCTGTCGTGTCACAGAGAAGCTGGCTGTGAGGTTGCAGGGTATTCTGTGCTTTTTGTCCTAAACTGACAGTGGACCAATAACGCTGATGAAAAATTGAAGAGGCTTCCCATTTCATTAACATTAATCTTAAGTTATTACCCACAGTGCTCGTGGGCTGTGAGGATCTCTTCGGGCAGTGCTACCTGACCAGCAGTCACAGGCTGAGACTCAAAACCAGAATTTATCAATTAACAGGATTAAGTTGCTGAGATACCCCCACCTACTACAAAAGCCTATGCAGAGATTATCCAGATCAGGTTGGGACTGACAGCTTGTTATCATCTAATGGATTAACCTTGGAGCTCTTGGCCTTGCTGACCCAATGACTGGGTTTCCCAAGTGCTCTGAGGCCCTGTAGTAAATCTGCGCTATGCACATGTACTCTCCTGCTTCCTGCAGACTGTCTCTGTGAAGGTGTCCTCCATTCTGCTGCTAGTTAAAACACAGACCCCTTGTTGAGCAGGTATGGCTTCACCATGTCATGTTGttgtcctgctctgggctgtgatgTAAGATTGTGGATAGCCACAATAGAGGATcctgtctctcttctctgggCCAAGCGTTTAAGATAAAGGTTGGATTGATGATGGTTATTCTTCCTGTGGGAGAGAAGTAGCTTTGATCCTTTGCCATCCTCTGACTGGGGAGGGCTGGTTGTGGTCACTCTGTTGGCTCAGAGGCCCAAGTTCTGCATCattgtgaatttttcatgcctGCTTCTCTCTAGGCAGTAAACTGAAGGTAACCAGTTTGATGAGTGTTTGGTGCACTGGAGCAGTAAGTCCCTAAATGCACATCAGCTGCTTGGTGGATGTCAGGTACCAAAAGCCGGGCTGTGCTTGTTTTAAGACCAGAATGGATCTACTGGTCAGACGAAAGGCCCATCTTACCCCACATGCTTTGTGGAAGACTTGCAAAACCAGGCTTACTCCCTGTGGGTGCTGGAATTCTGCAGTTTAGGGCCTTTCTGCCTATTTGTGTCCTTGTCCTTTAGCACACACTGTTCAAGAGTAACTAGCAAGCAAGGGGTCTGATCTTGCAATGTTGGGTTGGTTAGCCCATACCGCTGGCATAAGCAAGTAGAAGATTATTGCATGTCGAAGTGAAACAGGCAGTGGGGGACACCGGTTGCTCCATTTGCCAGCCCCCCATGAATATGCTGTCTTCCCTCTTGCCTGAAAGTGGCCCAAGCATGAATTACCCATTgacttgtttttgtttattcttgCAGGCTGGAACAGCCGTACTTCTGTGCGGGCGCCCAGTTCTTCCAGGCACTGAGTCATTGCTCCTCTCTCCAGCGGCTTTGCATCGTCTCCCGGAGTGGGACTCTGCAGTCTGACGCAGTGATGTCATTCATGGCCAACTGCCTTGAGGTCATCATGTGCCACATGTTTATGGGAGAATCTCTTACCGTTTGCAAAAATCTCCAGCAATCCATTGTCCGGAGGTGAGTGCGGAAAGGGGTTGATGTGGGATTTCTCGAGCTGTTGAAGATTTATCTCCATTTCCTTGCTTGCCAAGGTTTATATGGCTTGGAGCACTTGTTCCAAGAAACTAATAGGTACTGTGTAACCGCTTGGCACATGAACTAGCCTCTTATTTTAATAAGAGTGAATCAGTGAAATATTTGAAGGTATTATATGAATTTTTGATTCCATTCCCACCCATGTTCTCTGCAGTTCCGTTGGCTGGGTTGAAGTTCTGGATGTAAAGCTCCATCATAAATCAAATGACACTTTTTGTGTAAACAAAACATCTGCCGACATTTTAAGTACTGAGAGATTTGACCTTGAagctttcctcctttcccacaaGTGACTAAGATAATTCTCTGTCCTCTAATCACTTGTAAATGTCACTTACCGATAATCCCCTGGCAGTGCAATTCAAAGCCTTTGAAGGGTTGTTGTGAAGGGTTTTTCTTCTGGGGATGTGTGGGGGGGGAGAATTGGTACAAACTGCCTTTGCACGTTTGGCAGTTCTTAAATGCATTTTGCTTGGCCCCTTGCAGTGTTCTGAGGCTCACGTGGTGGGAAACGTTTGTGTGGAGCCGTGAACTGCATTTGAAAAGAGAGCTTTTAATTACGTTTGGCATTTTGAAATCTTCTAATAGTGGCAGTCATCTTACAAAATATTTCCCATGCAACAGactttccattatttttttttttctataaggcTTTTTCTCCGccttcagtctgttttctttgtCACCTACTGTTGCTTTGCCCTGTTAAGCTCTAATAAAAATTTCAAGTCACATGGCATTATTACTGCATCCTAAAGGGTGCTCCTCCCCCCCAGCCTTTCTCCAGCTTCAAACTGACTTATTACACTTGGCTTGTTTCCGCGGATCAAATCCAGAAGAGCCTATGACTATATTAGCTACCTACCAAACTTCACACGAGATTGTTTGTTACTGCCTCTAAAAGGCTCTCTGTCCTTCTGGGATAGTGATTGTTGGAAACATCTAAGTAAACTCTGTGTGATGTGACAAGGATTCTTTGAGTTTGTTTTTCACAGAGCTTCATATCTGTAAACACATTTCTTGGTTGATTTCAGTTGTGCTTTGAGGATCCTTAGAAAGAACCAAAGACCCACAATTCCTGTTTTTTATCTTGCCCTCCCCTCTGAGATGCCATTGTGGCACTGGCCAAAATTTTAATGTCCACTTGCTGAGCAGAAATATGCTGTTCTGCAgtcttttctccccctttctctgtTGTGGACAGATTCTCACTACATTCTGTACCTCTCAATAATTTAAATCCTGGGAACTTTCCAAAGAGCAGCTGATGCCTCGTGGAAAtgtgaaaaactatttttatatttagcAACAGTTCTGTCTGtcatactatttttcttcttttgtattttattaatagGGACGTTTGtatgaaaacaggatttttttgaagtgtggtttttgttttttttcctgaagagagcATCTGCTCCTGCTGCACATTCTACACCTGAAGTCATAATCCTCTGTGACACTGTAATTGGTGGCTCTGGAAATGATTTTGATGTCACGTAAGATTATGACTTCAGGAGGAGGATAAGCAGTGGGAGCAGATGCTTTCCTAAGCAACAAAGATCCTGTTCTCATGCAACTGTCTCTAGTAAtaaaatggaaggaagaaaatacagaaaatgatgTGTAAGCAAAGCCTGGAGTCTTCCACAAGTCATCAGTCTTTAACCACGTGACTTTTCCAGTGATCCCATTCTCATCCTTGCACAAATGTGCCTTCAGATGGGGTCAGGAATTGGCTTTCTCTTGACTGCATTTTGTCTACTAGTCCAAGGGCAAAGAGATGTGCCATAAAATCCGTGTGTGAGCTAGTTCATTGCTTAAACCTGTGGATAAGGCTCTAATTCACCCAGCATGGCTTTCTCTGAAAATGTGCAGCTGGTGTCTCTTTAATCCAAGTTTTAAATGGGAAGATCCCATTGGGCAGCAAGTTTGAAGTTATATATCCTTGTGCCAGAATGAAATAAGGTGatttatccttttttttgttgttgtttttttgtttggaatgTGTGCAGATGCTGCGTGTGCAGGGAAAACACAGAGAGTGTGTGGGAAAGAGGAGGCGAGAGGAGGGAAGGCAAGGCTGTGAGCCTTTATTTGCTCCCTTTCTTGAGCTGGGGGAACTGATCCATATTCCTTGGGTCCTATTAAGGGTTAGAGTTCCTGTTTTAGGGCTGTGGAAATGGTCTTGTTTAGGCTGAGAGCAGTCAAGTGATTGCTGTTTTTGGACAGGGAGATGGGGCCAAAGTGATTCCCATTCTCGCAATGCctctaaaaagagaagaaacgTGAGTGGAAACTGGCATGGCCTAGGGCTGGGCATGCACCAGTAGTTTGCTGCAGGTGGTAGAGCTGGGAGGGCTTGAAAATGCGATTTAGTGCGGTGTAATCCTTTTTCAGATGTGGAGGCACAGGAGGGTTTGGATCACAGAAGAGCTTGGGACTGATCTGAGGAGAAGAGACTGGTTTCAGCTGTGGAGTTGTACTGGAAGATGGTGTATATACAGGGTGTGGTGATGGGAGCTTGGGTATTAAATCTCCCGCATCACACTGGTGGCTTAAAGCCTGAACTGATTCTCAAATTCTTCGTGTGACTAAAATAAGGATAGTATTATGTATTTCTGTTCTACTGGCCCAAAAAGAGAGTTGTTCTCACGTCTGTTAGTCTTGTGATAGCTCTGTGGTGTCCAGTTTTCTTGTGGGCACTTTTCTGGTTGAAGTTTGCTGCTATTTGGGACAGATTAGTTTATGTATTTAAGTCATTAAAAAGCCTCTGATTCAGTTCTGCCTCTTTTGCAATGAAACACAGTAAGCAGAACAGCACTCATCTGGAGCCCTCATCAGCAAACAAGAGGCTTGCAAGGGCAAGGTCTCCTCTGAGCTTTAGAGAAGACTGTTTCCCTCTGGGCAGATAAATCATTGcagtgtttttctttattcttttctcttctgtgtgaaTGGGAGGAGTAATCTCCTTTATGGTTCAGGGAGATACTCTGTGCACGTAACAGGGGCCTAGTGGTTAGAGTGGGAGATGTGGCTTGAGTGATCCATATCCACTTCCCTGATCTTCCTCAGATTTCACATGTGACAGTGGTCTAGTCTCAGTTTCTctgtaaaatgacattttttttcctatcacaTGGTGCTCAGCTGCTGCCACACTTCAGATAGTAGCGGATCTAACGAATACAATGTTTTCCCTTTTATGCTTGAACCCTAACTTTGCCAAAGTGCTTAGCTCCCAGCGTGTGTTGTCTTTGTTTAAATAACTCTTCTGTTAAAACCACTGCAGCAGTCATTCCAGAAACACTAAAATACCACAATTGGAGGACCCACAGTTGTAGGTTCAAGCGTGACCCCAGACCTGTTGCTGtgcaaagaggtttttttgcagaaaagggAGATTTACTTCTCCCTTTTGGGCAGAGCTGCTGCGCTGGAATTCTTCCTAAATGCTTGCCAAGAGCCGTGTGTCCAAAGCCCAGTCAGGGGGGACGGGCTCGCTTCGAGCAGCTTTCCCCGAAGGTTTCCACACTGTTATTTTGTGAAATAGTCAGTAGATGGAGCTGTGACCTATGGAAGGTGTCCCACTCTTACTGCTGTGTTGCATGCTAAATAATCGTATTTATATGCCTGTATTTCTCTGCCCCAGAAATCTTGCGGGCAAGGAATTTGGATGACTTCAGGATTGCACAGCTACATGGCGTGGTTAGCGGGCACTTCACAAACGTGCCGGAGAAGTTGCTTTCCTGGTGAAGCTTAACAGCAGAAAACAGGCTGGAAGAGGGGATGAGAAATGCTTTGGCAAATATCCCCTCGGCCTCAaggacagattttatttttccagtgtattCCTTTAGAATTTTGTTGGGTTTAGCTTAAGTGTTTAGATATCTCCTATCATTGTAATGATTTGAAGGACTCTACAAGAACAGGCAATACAAGCCTGTGAAAAGTCCTTGAAAAAACACCTTGGAAAAGGTCAAGAactcaacaattaaaaaaaaaaaaaaaaccacaacccaaagcaaaacaaaacatctctGCAAGTGCGGTGTCATTAGGGATTCTTCATACGTAGGGGCAAAGTGTCAAGGCGTAGAGGTGAGTTGCGACTTATAGAAACGCAGTCCAGGTTAAGCCACGGTAGAGAGCGTGGTCAGGGTGTGAAAGATCGTGGTGCAGCTGAAGTGTGTTTCAGGGCGGTGGGTGGGTAGCTGGGCTCAGCTGCTTGCGTCTCCCCAAAGCGCTGTCGGAATCTCCCGGGGTCTGGTAGCTCCTGGGAGAAGGtgcagagggctggggctggctgggctccTGGTGCAACATCCCCCAAGAGCTGTGGGGTTGGAGCGGGGAGTTGGTGGTCCTAGCTCAAGCTCTCTGCCCCCGTTCCCCTAGCCACGCTGGCTACCTGTCTCCAGCAAATGGCTTTGCAAAGTGAGTGTGCGACTTGGGTGACTCTGAGGGTTAACCAGTGCTGGAAAGTGCTGAGAATTTTACTGTTTTAGGACAGTCTGCCTGTTCTGGGGATCCAAGACCCACAGAAAGAGAAACACTAACTTAACCTTCCTTCTTCTGCCTGTGCCAGGTACGAGCACTGCTTAGTTTGAAGTGACTTTCACAGTAGGACTCCTGCCACTTTCCAGGAATAGCTATTTCAGTCTGAATTAGATGTCACTGTTCAAGCTTCTGTAGCATTACTTAAATTTTCCTCTGCTTGTTATTGTCATTTTTTTAGCATGAAACTCTTGGCTAGATCTTACCTTTTCTTAAACTGCTGATTCCAGTGGCCCCGTGTGGCTGTGAGATCTGTGATGCTTGCTGAAGGGATGAAGCACCCTCCTGGGATTCAGTTGCAGAAATAGGGCTTCCAGGTGGGAGCATGGGGGTGAAACTGAGTGTTTGGAAAGTGCTGAGCGAGCCATTCCCTCTCCTGGCATTTAGCACAGGATTGAACTATCACAAATGAATTTTTGCTCACCTCAGAGCTAAGCATTCCCCCCTCCCTTGTTGCTGTTGCCCTGGATATCCCTGCAGTATTCCTCTTGCCTGAATTCCCACTGTGGGCTTGGCTTCAGAAAGGCCCTTTTGGGTAATCCTTTTTTACTGCTAGAGTGGGTGGGAGGGGGCTGTTAGGGCAGCAAGTGAGTGCAAGAACATCTTTGAATTCAGCAGAGTCCTCCAGCGTCCCTCCTGCGCTGCCCACCTGACTGCTGCAATTGCATTGACACTGCAAAAACCTGGTATTAGCACCTAGGGCTTATTTGAGATTTTCAAGCTGGTTTTACATCCTTTCAaccactttcttttccttctgaccTTGAAAAAGTCCCTCTCAGTACACTGCTGGCTCTCCTGGATCCCGGAGCCAGCGTGGTAGCTGCCAGTCCCCCTCCACTAGCCTAAGCATGTTGTGGGCTTAGGCCCTGCGTCTGATTGCAGAAGACTTAATGTATCGCTAGGCTGGTGTAGTGAATCATTAGCATCTTGTTCCAGCTTTCATTGTCTGTTTCATTTCCTGCTCTTGGAAACCCCTGAATCATTCTGTCACAGGCTGAATAACAAACTGCATCCTTGTCAGCTTGCGTTACCCAAGAATTCCTTGGCGGGCTTGGCAAAAGCTGACTCTGCTTGAGGTGTGGCCTGGACACCTTTGCTTCTACCAGGGATGTTTATGGGTGGGTTCAAATACTTTACAAGCCAGCATGGCTTGTGGGACCATCCCCGATTTGGCATATTAATGTATCTTCTTTTGGGGGTACTGAGATACCCGCTTCTTAAATGCATTCCTGTGGCTGACCCAAATGGCTTGTTCTAACTGCTAGCTCATGTGTTTTGAAGGGAATTTGGTCCTGAAACCTTCCTTAGTGGGTAGATTGGTTTGTGCATGAAAAAGGTTTCAAGGAGTGTCCTCTCTCTCTTGGCTGAGAAATAATATTGGAATAGTACTGCTGTGCTTTCTCTTCATGAGGGTGTAAAAGGCTGAACGGAAGCATTAACTGCAGCTTTAAAGCATTTCCATAGTAAAATAAATCTAATTGAGCAGTTATTGCAGTAGCTTTTTAATTTGTGGAAGAGATTAGGAAATAACTTTCAGCTTGCTCTGGCAGAGCACTCCCCTAGGACGTGTCCTGGGCGCTCTGGCATCGCTCTTTGGGTTCGTATTCCCTCCCCCTCTAATTGTCCGGTCACGTTTGACTGATGCAGAGTTCAGCTGGCAAAATAACGTAAGAACCTCAGTCTGCGAGCGTGTTTGATATAAACCTCAGCTCACAGAAGGAGTAGTGGAGTGTCATTCATGCCTTACAGAGAGAAACCACAGTAGAGAGATGTAATTTGCCTCTACCCGAGATGAGTCTGACGCGTATTGCTCCTTCCCCGTGACGCGATGCAGTGGCAGAGGATGCTGCATTGAAGATAATGGGAGAGCTGGCAGTGTTGTGTGTGAATGACTTCCAGAGTCCCATCTATGCCCTTTCGTCTCGGGTTGGAGACTGTAGTGATGGGACTTAAGGTGAGGGGGAATCGCAAGCCTTGGGAGAATGAATGCCAGTTTGTCCGTGTAGACATGAGGCTAAGGGTGGAAAACACACTTAAAGGAAAACACTTTATGGAGGAAATACCTCACTGTGTGGAGTTAAGAGCAACCTGAGGAATCTCAACAGCTTTCCTTGGGAACTGTTGAAGCCCGTTTCTGAGGTTAGAAAATGAAGTCTGCTCAGCGCTGGTACTCTGACAGGGTTGGAAGTGACAGTGGCCCTAAGGAATGGGTCTGCTTTAGAGTCAGCGTGTGGAGGCTTTGGACTCCTCTTGAGAGGCTCTGGGGCATGAGTGGGGGGCAAGGGGGTCCTCCCTGCTCACAGAGGAACAGGCCCGGGGGAATCCCACCCGCAGTTTCTTTGGCGTGGCTGGAAGATGCTCTGGAGAAGCATTTTTTTATGCTATTGGCAGTCACTGTAAGCAAGGAGAGCTTTTGCGGTTCCCTAGTACTGAGTTCAGGGCATGGCCAGTGGAACAAATTTGAAGTGTATGTCTGGCCTTCCctgaaaagatgagaaaagtgtgtgtatgtatgttggGTCATGCCACTTGTCAGCTGCTCCAGCTTGTCCTGGCACTTCTTCTGTTCCACTGTGCCATGCTTCAGGGATGGGAGTTTCCAGCCTGGCTCAGGTATGCTGGCTGAAGCTTTCAAGACAGATGCCATATTCGAACTTTCAAATGTGAGCAAGTCTTCCAGTGAAAACAGACTTAGGCTGTGCCTGGCAGAGGATTAACAGGGGTTTTGTGCATGTAGGTGATGAAAGAGCTGTGTAAGGGCAAAAAGTGAGTTGGTCTGAATTCACTTCTCTTGGGAAACTGGTGCCTCTCCAGAAGCAGCTCACCAACCTGTGGGGGAGGTCTAAGTGGAGGGGGGAGAAGGTGTGCGACTGCAACAGAGATTGGTTTGCATTTGTGAGAGTCACACAAACTGGAGTCCACATCTGCTCTGTCCCCTGTGTGCTCTGTTCGCCCAAATCAAGCTTCTGGTTTCCTTCCTTACTTTCCTTCTCTAGAGCCTCTTTTCCTAGAAGCTCATCTCAgtttggggagttcaaatatttGGCCTTGATCCACTCCTGATCCGCtgttatttccttgttttatctGGTGTGTGCTGCTTTTGTTGCCAGTGCTTAATTATACTACCTTGTGTGCCCTTATTTCTGCTTACCAGCATTTGTGAAGTGGGATGTGCTGAAATGTCTGCATTTGGCATAGGGCTTTTCTTAGGTTTCTCTGAAAATCTCATGGGGGAATACATTCTTCAGCCCCAAATACTGCCTTATCCTTTCCTTACGAGTAAGAGAAGGTAAGTCTGAGCAGCACCTAACACAGTGGAGCTGTCCTCTTCTGGGGTCTGTGGTGCAGAGAGTTGGAGCGGGGCATAATCCGTCTTTACGGGCTGGCTGGTGAGATTCTCCTACAGCTTTGGGCTGCCCTTTAGCTCTATCAGCAGGTGGAGTCCTGGGGATTCATTGGCGTACCTAGAGAGGTATGTCTGAAAACACACACTGAGAGTGTTTGCCAGGAGATAACCGCATTCCAGGGAGTGACTCTTTTGTCTTGCTAAAATCGAGGAAATCTGATCAAAGTGCAGCCTTACTttagactttttc
This portion of the Strix uralensis isolate ZFMK-TIS-50842 chromosome 16, bStrUra1, whole genome shotgun sequence genome encodes:
- the FBXL18 gene encoding F-box/LRR-repeat protein 18 isoform X1, with amino-acid sequence MLRCGEEIVSGESEEESNGINLMEFSDEILLHILSYVPCTDLVLNVRRTCRKLATLCLDKSLTHTVLLQKDYKVNKDKVKQLMRDIGKEIYQLNMAGCYWLPSSTIDHVTRCKNLVKLNLSGCHVTSLRLSKMLSTLQHLRSLAIDVNPGFDASQLSSECKATLSRVSELKQTLYTPSYGVVPCCTSLEKLLLYFEILDRSREGFMLSGQLMVGESNVPHYQNLRVFYARLAPGYVNQEVVRLYLAVLSDRTPENLHAFLISAPGSFAETGATKNLLDSMARNVRLDALQLPKAWINGSGLLQHLKFNNPFYFSFSRCTLSGGHLIQRVINGGKDLKSLTSLNLSGCVHCLAPESLFRKAEDDIDSSILESLVVSCCNLRHLNLSAAHHHSSESIGNHLCQLLSRLKHLLSLALPVCSITDVAANVEKPPTASNLVPQTFGRKVRIGIQTYPRNLSDLVNQKIDSSVFWALLRSLRFLETLEIIGSSFSSAMPRNEPAIRNSLPPCVRAQSVGDSEVAAISQLTYLQSLTLAQLPNIITGSGLINIGLECQHLRTLSLANLGMMGKVAYMSALMDMLKHCKCLRDLRLEQPYFCAGAQFFQALSHCSSLQRLCIVSRSGTLQSDAVMSFMANCLEVIMCHMFMGESLTVCKNLQQSIVRSFQADRPALNVVIFPLLHEDLTEVIRDVPMRHLDEITLFKSRVAEEPPNLWW
- the FBXL18 gene encoding F-box/LRR-repeat protein 18 isoform X4; this encodes MLRCGEEIVSGESEEESNGINLMEFSDEILLHILSYVPCTDLVLNVRRTCRKLATLCLDKSLTHTVLLQKDYKVNKDKVKQLMRDIGKEIYQLNMAGCYWLPSSTIDHVTRCKNLVKLNLSGCHVTSLRLSKMLSTLQHLRSLAIDVNPGFDASQLSSECKATLSRVSELKQTLYTPSYGVVPCCTSLEKLLLYFEILDRSREGFMLSGQLMVGESNVPHYQNLRVFYARLAPGYVNQEVVRLYLAVLSDRTPENLHAFLISAPGSFAETGATKNLLDSMARNVRLDALQLPKAWINGSGLLQHLKFNNPFYFSFSRCTLSGGHLIQRVINGGKDLKSLTSLNLSGCVHCLAPESLFRKAEDDIDSSILESLVVSCCNLRHLNLSAAHHHSSESIGNHLCQLLSRLKHLLSLALPVCSITDVAANVEKPPTASNLVPQTFGRKVRIGIQTYPRNLSDLVNQKIDSSVFWALLRSLRFLETLEIIGSSFSSAMPRNEPAIRNSLPPCVRAQSVGDSEVAAISQLTYLQSLTLAQLPNIITGSGLINIGLECQHLRTLSLANLGMMGKVAYMSALMDMLKHCKCLRDLRLEQPYFCAGAQFFQALSHCSSLQRLCIVSRSGTLQSDAVMSFMANCLEVIMCHMFMGESLTVCKNLQQSIVRRYCLLSPGFSSAQQRPV
- the FBXL18 gene encoding F-box/LRR-repeat protein 18 isoform X5, whose protein sequence is MLRCGEEIVSGESEEESNGINLMEFSDEILLHILSYVPCTDLVLNVRRTCRKLATLCLDKSLTHTVLLQKDYKVNKDKVKQLMRDIGKEIYQLNMAGCYWLPSSTIDHVTRCKNLVKLNLSGCHVTSLRLSKMLSTLQHLRSLAIDVNPGFDASQLSSECKATLSRVSELKQTLYTPSYGVVPCCTSLEKLLLYFEILDRSREGFMLSGQLMVGESNVPHYQNLRVFYARLAPGYVNQEVVRLYLAVLSDRTPENLHAFLISAPGSFAETGATKNLLDSMARNVRLDALQLPKAWINGSGLLQHLKFNNPFYFSFSRCTLSGGHLIQRVINGGKDLKSLTSLNLSGCVHCLAPESLFRKAEDDIDSSILESLVVSCCNLRHLNLSAAHHHSSESIGNHLCQLLSRLKHLLSLALPVCSITDVAANVEKPPTASNLVPQTFGRKVRIGIQTYPRNLSDLVNQKIDSSVFWALLRSLRFLETLEIIGSSFSSAMPRNEPAIRNSLPPCVRAQSVGDSEVAAISQLTYLQSLTLAQLPNIITGSGLINIGLECQHLRTLSLANLGMMGKVAYMSALMDMLKHCKCLRDLRLEQPYFCAGAQFFQALSHCSSLQRLCIVSRSGTLQSDAVMSFMANCLEVIMCHMFMGESLTVCKNLQQSIVRRCGGTGGFGSQKSLGLI